Proteins co-encoded in one Pseudophryne corroboree isolate aPseCor3 chromosome 1, aPseCor3.hap2, whole genome shotgun sequence genomic window:
- the LOC135050919 gene encoding nicotinamide N-methyltransferase-like, whose translation MASSPLKYYQSDDLNAKLMLKSYFSATVDKNILQDTVILPMKLLHKVFSTENIRGNILIDLTAGPIISQLFPACALFKEIIILDCNDPCVEELKKWVNKEPDAHDWTFAAQIAAEEGDASGSYKDIEAMVRRKVKCIEKCDLAKENPTSPRELPKADCILSVRMLDVVCEDKNAYRRDLRHMSSLLKVGGHLLLIADIHSSFYFVGEDKYQLVDYDENFLQETLNDEGYLVKAFIPIELEGSSDLYEVKKSILVVAQKQ comes from the exons ATGGCGTCCTCTCCACTGAAGTATTACCAATCTGATGATTTGAATGCAAAACTAATGCTTAAATCATATTTTTCAGCAACAGTGGATAAAAATATTTTACAGGATACAGTCATATTGCCAATGAAGCTACTTCACAAAGTGTTTTCCACAG aAAACATTAGAGGAAATATCCTAATTGATCTAACTGCTGGTCCCATCATCTCTCAACTCTTCCCAGCCTGTGCATTATTCAAAGAAATTATCATTTTAGACTGTAATGACCCATGTGTCGAGGAACTGAAAAAATGGGTGAATAAAGAGCCAGATGCCCATGATTGGACTTTTGCTGCACAAATTGCAGCCGAGGAAGGAGATGCAAg TGGAAGCTATAAAGATATAGAAGCTATGGTGAGAAGAAAAGTGAAATGTATTGAGAAGTGTGACCTGGCCAAGGAGAACCCTACATCTCCAAGAGAGCTTCCAAAGGCAGACTGCATCCTCTCTGTCCGAATGCTGGATGTTGTTTGTGAAGATAAGAATGCGTACCGCAGAGACCTGAGACATATGTCATCTCTGCTAAAAGTTGGGGGGCATTTACTATTGATTGCAGATATCCACTCTTCTTTTTATTTTGTCGGGGAAGATAAGTACCAGCTAGTAGATTATGATGAAAACTTTCTACAAGAAACTCTAAATGATGAAGGTTATTTGGTTAAAGCTTTTATACCAATAGAATTGGAGGGATCCTCTGATCTCTATGAAGTTAAAAAATCAATACTTGTTGTTGCTCAAAAACAATGA